A stretch of the Perca flavescens isolate YP-PL-M2 chromosome 3, PFLA_1.0, whole genome shotgun sequence genome encodes the following:
- the LOC114552851 gene encoding LOW QUALITY PROTEIN: probable G-protein coupled receptor 149 (The sequence of the model RefSeq protein was modified relative to this genomic sequence to represent the inferred CDS: substituted 1 base at 1 genomic stop codon), with amino-acid sequence MSTTHLSSPAPNQSYLSTATYEKTDPSGVKRQIRLLLFGLCVIIAAATFVGGVYSLLSLIRMRRKTSLCLIVASMSVDDLLSVVPLSLFMLLQWESDGGGGSGSLCTSSGLLYVFQGVSSNMKACLIAAYTFYVTKRFGVLQSVRRPLRVIWAIAGVWAVSLAVSVLPLCGWGSFTPASLGCFPESDSFYTMLLFSLYSMCFCGLLFFFIPLTYQLLCSRESQRTLLYPSYLEMARGLSGSVPLCDLPSFSRDRLDKSFGAYNELSPSSCGTELKEKEDSGLSPVSVRGQRTAAVGDTPVVFAQKRFSMILAVVRVILWMPMMTLVLVRHAVNARSSSLETLSFFLTLLAPAFTPLFVLSERWIHMPCGCFINCKRDSMQEPSGKPXVMKRRFEFSLSFQQGYGVYKLSHAAMSHNSPPLEKPAYHNLFNCDFTNTRLDALESGGLSSLGPDFVFSTTCPVDSSSHADLLLEAVASGGEALADCPSLPHENHGDDDNFCRVPSLPSHHQEHDHNLTDTSSVFEGPERRLSHEECRKIELTDWEWCRSKSERTPRQRSSGGLAIPLCAFQGTVSLQSPTGKTLSLSTYEVSSDGLKISNNAKKVEVYRSKSVGHEPSADDPASGAGVGDTNVKIHLEVLEICDNEEAMDSVSIISNISQSSTHTRSPSLRYSRRENRFVSCDLGETASYSLLIPNSGNQEAETINITIPDTVEAHRQNSRRQTQESSGYREEIQLLNEAYRKREKERKGEAKHLRDSAMHY; translated from the exons atgtCCACGACGCACCTTAGCTCTCCGGCGCCCAACCAGAGCTACCTTTCCACGGCCACCTACGAGAAGACAGACCCCTCGGGGGTGAAAAGGCAAATCCGCCTGCTGCTATTCGGCTTGTGCGTAATCATCGCCGCTGCTACCTTTGTCGGAGGTGTGTATTCGCTGCTGTCTCTCATTCGGATGAGGAGAAAAACATCCCTATGTCTCATTGTGGCTTCCATGTCGGTGGACGACCTGCTCAGTGTGGTCCCTCTCTCCTTGTTCATGCTCCTGCAGTGGGAGTCAGATGGAGGTGGAGGGTCGGGCAGCCTGTGCACTTCATCTGGACTTCTGTACGTGTTCCAGGGTGTTTCTAGTAATATGAAGGCTTGTCTCATAGCAGCCTACACTTTTTATGTTACAAAGAGATTTGGAGTGCTTCAATCTGTCCGCCGGCCCCTAAGAGTGATATGGGCCATTGCCGGTGTGTGGGCGGTCAGCCTTGCCGTCAGTGTGTTACCTTTGTGCGGATGGGGCAGCTTTACGCCGGCCTCTCTTGGGTGTTTCCCAGAGAGCGACAGTTTTTACACCATGCTGCTTTTCTCTTTATACTCCATGTGTTTCTGCGGCTTGTTATTTTTCTTCATCCCTCTCACCTATCAGCTGCTGTGCTCCAGGGAGTCCCAGAGGACTTTACTGTACCCCAGCTATTTGGAGATGGCGAGGGGACTGAGTGGCTCCGTCCCCCTCTGTGATCTTCCTTCCTTTTCCAGGGACAGATTGGacaaaagtttcggtgcctacAACGAGCTGAGCCCTAGTTCATGCGGGACAGAGctcaaagagaaagaggacagcGGTCTGTCCCCAGTGTCTGTCAGAGGGCAGAGGACTGCTGCTGTCGGGGACACTCCAGTGGTGTTTGCGCAAAAGCGCTTCTCCATGATCCTGGCGGTTGTTCGAGTTATTTTATGGATGCCAATGATG ACTTTGGTGCTGGTGCGCCACGCAGTGAATGCACGCAGCTCATCCCTGGAGACGCTGAGCTTCTTTCTCACTCTGCTTGCCCCTGCGTTCACTCCATTATTCGTGCTGTCTGAGCGCTGGATCCACATGCCATGTGGCTGCTTCATTAACTGCAAACGGGATTCAATGCAGGAACCTTCAGGTAAACCATGAG TGATGAAAAGAAGATTTGAGTTCAGTCTTTCTTTCCAACAAGGCTATGGAGTCTACAAGTTGTCACATGCCGCAATGTCTCATAACAGTCCACCCCTTGAGAAGCCTGCCTATCACAACCTCTTTAACTGTGACTTCACTAATACGCGTCTGGATGCATTAGAAAGTGGCGGGCTCTCCAGCTTGGGGCCTGATTTTGTTTTCAGCACCACCTGCCCTGTGGACAGCTCCTCTCATGCAGACCTTCTGTTGGAAGCGGTGGCCAGTGGAGGAGAGGCACTGGCTGATTGTCCTTCACTCCCTCATGAGAACCACGGAGATGACGACAACTTCTGCCGTGTCCCTTCGCTGCCTTCTCATCACCAGGAGCACGATCACAATCTCACTGATACGTCGTCCGTGTTCGAGGGCCCGGAGAGGAGGCTGTCACATGAGGAGTGTCGGAAAATCGAGCTGACAGACTGGGAGTGGTGCAGGAGTAAATCAGAGAGAACACCCAGACAG CGCTCATCAGGTGGTCTGGCAATCCCCCTGTGCGCCTTTCAGGGCACCGTATCTCTGCAATCACCAACTGGAaagacactctctctctccacctatGAGGTCAGCAGTGACGGACTCAAAATCTCCAACAATGCCAAGAAG GTGGAAGTGTATCGCTCCAAATCAGTTGGCCATGAGCCCAGTGCAGACGACCCAGCATCCGGAG CTGGGGTTGGCGACACCAACGTCAAGATCCACCTTGAGGTTCTGGAGATATGTGACAACGAGGAGGCCATGGACAGTGTGTCCATCATCTCCAACATCAGCCAGTCCTCCACCCACACCCGCTCGCCATCGCTGCGTTACTCACGAAGGGAGAACCGCTTTGTCTCCTGCGACCTGGGTGAGACGGCTTCTTACTCTCTGCTCATCCCCAACAGTGGCAACCAAGAGGCAGAGACCATCAATATCACTATACCTGACACTGTGGAGGCTCACCGGCAGAACAGCCGCCGGCAGACGCAGGAGAGCTCTGGGTATCGTGAGGAGATACAGCTGCTGAACGAGGCCTACAGAAA gcgagagaaagaaaggaaaggagaggcCAAGCATTTGAGGGACAGTGCAATGCATTATTGA